The segment TCGATGCCTGGGATGGTTCCGTTGTCGTGGACCCCGATCAGCAGAGTGCCGCCCTTACTGTTGAGGAAGGCGACGATTGTCTTGAGAACACCATGAACGCAATCTGCTTGCTTCTTGCTGCGCCACTGAGCAAGCGCCTCGCCAGTAACGCCCTTTGGGGGCCGGTCGACGAACTCCAGGGTCTCTTTGAGCTCAACTTGCTTGCCCTCGTGCTCCTTGATCAAAGCGCGGGTGTCCTGCTCTAATCTGTGCTTCTCAGTCTTGAGATGCTCCTGCCAGGCCTCGAAGGTGTCGAACTCGTCTTGGTGGAAGTAGAGGTACTCGACGCGCCTATCGATCTTGGCCTCATGATCGCTGACGTCGGCGTCAATAAGAGCTGATTTTGCATCGAGGCACTTCTGTACGAGATCCGATATTGCCTTTCGGTCCTTTTCGCCTGCTTTCGGAACAGGAATCGGTTCGAGATAGGCTCGCTTGAACCTATAGAACCCATTTTGAATCTGTGGCACAAAAATATCGACCAGCGAGAGGAAGAGCAGACTGTTTGTGATGCCGACCAGATAGAGATCTTCCAGGACAATCATGAAAGACGTGTCGTTGATCATCAAGCCAGGAGGGGCAAAAGCAAACCTTGCTTCCTTAGCAATATCAGGGAAGACGATACGCGGCTTATCGAATTCGCGGTAGTACTCTGCACCCCAGCGTTGTAGGGCGTACCACTCATAACGGATGCCCGTCTCAGCCTGGTTGCGAGCTTCAAGGCCGGCACGATGAGACTTGAGATACTTGTAGACTGCGGGGTAGGTCTTTGCAAACTCCTTCTCAGCACCCTTTGAGGCACCTGAAATACTTTTTTCGTGTTGCCAGGGGCAGTGCCAGGGAATGAATAGAACCCACTGATCTTCTCTCGACACGACCCACCGACGAATGTCTTTTCCAAACGCCAACGGTCTAATGAGATCGGCGCTCTTTGGATCACTGGCTATCAACTGGTCGCGCCTAGCATCATCGATCATGAATGCCTTGTTGTATCCGGTAAGAATTCCTCGATAGATATTGCCTTTCACGTATTTGCCAAGCGGTATACCGACTTGCTCCATCCGCCGCAACTTTGAAAGGGATTCTTTGTCTGCCAGCCTCCATACCGAGCCCTGAATCGCGTCGGTCGGAAGCAGGAATCCTTCCATTTCGACCAACGCTTTCACGTCCGGGTAAGGCGGATCGAGGGTGCGTACCAAGGTGAGTATTGTGGACTGGACCTCGATCGACTCTTTCCGTGCAACAAAGATCATCGGGTAGGCAGTTGCTGTAAACACGGGAAGATCGCCGAAGTTAGTTATAGATCGAATGCTGGTCTGGCTCGCTAGAAAACCACGCAGCTCTTCGCCATACACAGCCTTAAACCACTTATTGCTGCTGATAAAGGAGAGCATTCCGCCAGTTCGCAAGAGCTGTACGGCACGGCAGTAGAAATACGTGTACAGATCTGCAGTGCCTGAATAGAACTCCCCGTAGACACTCTTCAGGTAGGGCTTGATGTCCTTGATCAGCTCCTGGCGAACATAAGGTGGGTTTGCGATGACGATGTCAAAACCGTCACGGTTTGCATCGCCTGTCTCGAAAACTTCACAGAACTCTGCCAGCCAGTAGAACGGCTTCTCCCCACCGACATTCGGCATATCGGACTTAGCCTTGTCGATCATCTCACGGATTTCAGATTCGAGAGCGTCCTGATCCTCTGGATCGGCCTTCATGAACTGGGCCTTCTTCTTCGTGATCTCTTCCAGTTTGTCGTCACCAAGTGCGAGCTGTCCAATAGCTTCTGGAGAGGGGCCAAGGAGGGCGTCGCCTGTTTCAATCTTAAAGTCTAGGTTAGGCAAGGGAGGTGGGTTTTTGCCCCGGAACTCGACCGCCAGCGACAGCCACATACGTAGACGTGCGATGTTGACCGCGAAGTCCTTCAGGTCGACTCCGTAGATCGAGTTCTTGATGATGTTGAGTTTGCGCTGGTATTCGTCGTGTGGCTCAAGCGGCTCGAACCGGTGCTCAAGTGCCTCGATCAATGTGATGATCTCGTGGAGCATGCCGACGAGGTACGCGCCCGAACCGCATGCCGGATCGACGACCCGGACTCTGGCAAGCGCTTGTAGGAGCGGCCTGAAGTCCTTCGGGTCGAAGCCAGCCGGTTCGCGCTCAGCGACTAGCCTAAGCGTGGCGTCATTTTCGAAGCCTTCGGTCTCCAGGTAGCCGCGCAAAGCCTCCTGGCACATGAAAGCGACGATAGGTCGCGGGGTGTAGTACGAGCCGCCGTCGTGGCGGTCGGTGACAAGCTCTTCAAAGATCTTGCCGAGCATCTCGGGATCGACAGCGACGTCCTGATCCGTCTCGTCGTAGTTCTCGATCGCCGTGAAATTGTACTGCCGGAAAAGGCCCTTCTCGCCAAGGAGGTCTTCGAATAGTTCGTCAGGCGGGATCGCAAGGCCGTCGCTATCCCACTTTGATTCGTCTTCGTGCGCTTCCTCGTGGAACAGGCCACCGTTCAGGTAGGGGCCGTTTCCGACGATCGGTTCGACTGTCGCCCTCTTTGCATCATCAGGCTCGTTGAGGACATTGAAGAAGAGAACGCGCAGAACCTGGAAGAAGGTCCGACCCTGCGGGTCAGCCTTCCAACGGTCGTAGAGGTGGAAGAGATAGTCGGGCTTGTGCCCGTCAACTTCGAGCCAGCGCTTCTTCTGTAGGAACGCAAGGAACAGTAGGCGGTTCGTAATCCTCTGGAGGAACAGCGTTCGCTGTTCGCCAGCAGGCATCTTCTTGGGCTTACCTTTGCCCTTGTTCCGGTCGATAACGACGTCTTCTTCGTGCGCCTCAAATATGTCGCGAAACCGCGTGTAGAAGTTCCTGACGACGCGCTTGACGTCCCACGCTTTGTGCCATTCATCCTGCTTGTTCCAGTCGAGACCGGCGAGGTTAAATTCGACAACCGTCCTTGAGTGGCGTGGATCGTCCCATCCGAACGTTTCCAATTTCGCCTTGTTGCGGGTGCCTGAATATCGTGCGAACGTCCAGTGGTCGTTCTCCGAGCGACAGATGAACAGGATCGTCTCGATCGGCCACGTCGGCCACGGGCGGTTTTCTCTGGCTTTTTCCGCCAGAGCCTTGAGAGCTTTCCCCAGGCCTTTGCGCTCGAGTTTCTCCTCCCCGAAATCAGCGAGAAAGATGCCCCATTCTTGTCCTTTGAGGTTGATCGCGGAGAGCGAATGAAGGTTACCGAGGTCGTTCAAACCGTACAGGTCTTCGATCCGAAATTCGTCCCACGGGCCTTCAGGCCAGTCGAGTTCTCGGTTCAGCACCAGGGCCAATGACTCGTATGAGCCGATTGTCTGCAAGTCTTCCGGGCTTAGTGGCATGTCTCCCTAAATCTCCATCCAGCAAACGAGCTTGTCCTTGTACCCTTGCGGAATCTGAGCGGTGAAGCGGTGCTTGGCTATGTCGCCCTCTTCGACGCTTTTGCGAAGTTTCGTTCGCTCTTCTTTCGGAACGTTCAAGTCGCGGGGTGTGCCTTCGGCGCACTGGATCACTTCGTGGATCTTCGCCATGTCCTCGGTGACATCGCCTGTCTTGCGATCGACCATGTACCACTTCGTGTCGTAGACCGGGGTCTTCTCTTCAGCATCGGGCTCGAAGCCTGCGACGACGCGGTAGCAGAGGAAGAGGTACCTCTTCTCTCCTGGCTTGCCTGTGTAGATCCGGTTCGGGTAGTCGGCAGCCTTGCTCCAAATCTCGGGGTGGTCGCGCTCTAGCTTCGCGGCTTCACGCCTGAGAGTCTCGGCAACGGACATCTTGCCCTCGCCAAGGTTTAGGTAGAAGTCTACGACCTGAGTTTCGTCGGTCGGATCGAGAACCGGAGCCTCGATGCCGAGCGCACGGTTGATTTGGGCGAGCTTGCCGGTCAGCCGGTGATGCAGGCCGATCAAGCGCTCAAGCTCGTCCGGTGGCAGGAAATTGTAGACGTAGACCTTATCGTAATCGACCGGTATGTCCGGGTCCATGCGCCGATCCACTCTGCCGATTCGTTGCATCAGGCGGACAGGGTTCCAGTGGAGGTCGTAGTTTACGATGATGTTCGCGTCTTGCAGGTTGAGGCCTTCGCTGAGAACGTCGGTCGATACGAGAATGCGAATCGGGTCTTCGAGCGCCTGTGACAACTCATCGTCGCTGTCGCAGTTGTAATAGGGGGCAAAACGCTTGATGACCTTCTCTCTGTCGCTGACGTGCCGGCCGCTATCGACTTCGACGATCGCCTCGTCTGGGAAGGCGAGCTTTAGCTGCTCTTCGAGATAACGCGCTGTGTCCTTGAACTCCGTGAAGACGACGAACTTGTCGGTCATCAATCTCGGCGTGGCCTTGATCTTCTTGATGAATGCTTGGAGCTTGGCGTCGTTCTCGGGATGGATTGCGTCATGAAGGTGCGAGAGGATGCGCGAAAGGGTGCGCATATCCCGCTCTAGCGTATCGACCCACTCTTCCTCGTGCTTGCCGAAGAGTTTGATGTCCTCCTTGATTTCTTCGAGCTTCTTGAGTTCGTAGCTCGTGAGCGGGAGTTCGTCTTCCTCTTCGTCGTCATCCCGACTGGGCTGATCTTCCCGGTGGGCCTTCATACGCTCGAACAGATCGAGGTTCTCAGCGATCCAGGCCTCGTGTTTCAGGGGTCTGAGTTCTTGAATGAGGGCGACGTGCTTCCAGAGCAGGCTCTCGACCGAGGCTTCCAAAGCTTTCTCACTCGACTCAAGTCGTTTGAGGAGCATCGTTCTGATCAGGCTGGTTACGTTCGACTGGAAGTCGAGGGTGTCCTTGTCCTGGTTCTCCTCTTTCTTGAATTTCTCTGTTTCGTAGATGACAAGGTTGAGTTCTGGCTTTTGGGGATGGAGCGCGTTGAACAGCTCGGGGAGCAGGTCGCCGTAGACCTCTCCAAGCGAATACTCGATGACGACAGGGAGCTGGCGCTGAGGGAACTTGATCGTCTCGTCGATGTCCTTTTCAAGGCTCTTGACATAGACGCGAGACCGTTGGACGAGAATGTGCTTGAGGAATTCGTGGAAGGTCGATTCGCCACTGAGGTCAAGCTTGAGCCGCTCCTGGTCGATTTCGCCCATGTGGGCGGCGAACCAGCCGCGGAGGTTTGCGACGCCCTTCTCTTGAAAATGGTCTTTGCGATCCTGTGCGATGTAGTTGATCAAGACATAGAGGTCTAGCAGGCTATTGTTGATTGGGGTCGCGGTGAGCAAGAAAGTCTTGCGTCCCTTTGTCAGAGCCTTGAGCTTCTTGCTCCGATTGCGGTGAGTGTTCCGGAAGTGATGTGCTTCATCGATGATGATCATCTGATAGCGACTCCGCAGTTTCTCGATCTGCTCATCCGTCACACCGCCTTCTCGTCCGAGGTCCGTGTGGGCGAGAATCCTGATGTCGTCGGTGAACTTGCCAAAGTCGTCGGGAAAGAAGCGCTTGAGGTTCCGCTCCCAAACCGAGGGGATTGCCGCCTTTGGGGCGATGACGAGCACCTTCTCGCGGTTGCTGATCGCCTGTTCAATCAACATGAGGCCGACGTGGGTCTTGCCAAGGCCGACACCGTCGCAAAGCAGTCCGCCACCCCATTTTTCGCCCATGTACTTGAGATCGAAGTAAGCATCGCGCTGATACTTGGCCAGCACGGGGTATACACGGCTCTCTGTGGCCTCCCAGCTTGTGCCGTCGGCTTCCATGCCGTGGAAGCGCTCTCGCATCGCTTTGACGTAAACCTCGAAGGGAAAGTACTCGCGGACATGCGGCTCAATGATGGCGAGGAGTTCCGCTTTGAGATCCTCTGCCTCATCCCATGATCTCTGGAACCACTCTTCGAGCAAGGCGAGGTGAGCGGGATCGCTTGTGAAGAGATTGAGCTCGATGTTTTGCGTCAGGCCGGGTCGCGTGAAGTTTGACGATCCGACGAGTCCGTGGTTTACGACACCGGTAGTGTGAAAGTGCATTGCCTTGGCATGGAATTTGGCCTTTGTGTACACCCTGGTCTCGATCGCGTCTGCGATTATTCCTGCCTTGATAGCTGCGAGCCCTTCCAGCGCGCGCCAGTCGTCCTCCTCCTGCTGGCGCTCGATTCCGTTCTTGTCCTTCTCTCGTAGCGCCTCGACCATTGCAGACTTTGTGCGCTTAGTCACTTCGTCGCCCATGAGCAAGCGAATCTTGCGAACGGTTTGCCAATCGCCGTCCAGATCGAGAAGGGAGCCGACCTCGAAGTATCCAGATGCGATGTCGAGTCGTTGTGTGCTGGGCAGTAGCAGCCGAACGGCGTCGAGCATCGTGTTGCCTGGTCGATTGTCAATCCAGGTCTGAAGCTCGGAACTGCTGATCGCTGTTCCGCCTACTTGCGAACCCTTCGCCATCCTTGGAGTCAAGTATACGGAATCGGGGCAGATCGGGCAGCCCCGGATCGGTCGAATTCTGCGGATCCAAGCAGCGATTCTTACTGAATCAGCGATATCGGTGCACAAACACCTTGTTACTGATCTATCAATCGAGTGTGCCTGTGCACGACGGCGCACCGAGGACAACAAATATGGCAAGCCGATTATTGAAAATCAAGGAAGTCGTCGAAGAGACTGGAATAAGCCGGTCGAAGCTACACCAATTCATCCGTCGCGGGGATCTTCGTACTGTGTACGTTGGCAAGTCGCCCCGTATTCGGCCCGAAGATCTCGAAGACTTCATTGAACGGTTGGGCGACGATTGCGAAAGATGAAGGCGCGTGATCGGATCGACCCAACGGAGACGCAGGAAATCCTGACTGCTGCTCGCAAGGCCTCGTGTGAAGGGCATGCAAGAGACTGGCTAGCGTCAGCCAGCCCTGCGTCATGGGAGATTCGAGCGGCGGCTCGGCTGTTTGCGTGCGCTCACTTTCTAAAAAAGCATCGCGAGGGGCTGACGTTCGACTTGAGCGGTTTTCTGCTGGTCCGGTTCGCGATTGCGGACGCCGACGGCGATCTTAGGGATCGGTTCGAGCAGCCGGTACTGATTGAGACTCTGCAACAGCCGCTAGAGCAGGCGCTAATCTTGATCTCCACGGGCGCGCATGAGTTTGAATGCGAAGTGACGGATGAACTCGTGGAGGTCGAGCTGTTGGCACAACTGGAAAATGTCCGCACTCCGGCCGGATTCCTGCCGTTTTGTGCCGCGGCTAGCAAGGCGAGTGTGGCTCGGGAAGCAAAGCGGCTCGTACCGCCTCTAAAACCGATTTGCGCGTTGCTGTTCGCTATATGTCAGGAGATGCATCTGCGGTTAGAGGATGACGGCACGTTCATGATTCCAATGTCGACCGCCGTCGCGAAAGTCCTTGGTGTCGGGCGAACGAATGTCCACCGACTTATCAACAAGCTGGTCAAACTAGAAATTCTGGAAGTCGCCGACTCATACTACAGCTTCGCAAAAGGGATCGGCAAGAAGTACCGGCTCATCAAGACGATCGACGAGTACCTGGCTGACCGGAGTGATACAAGTAGTCAGTAGTTGTAGTAGTCGGAACTCTCGGTAAGCAGCACAATGCTCTCGGCGACCAGCAATCCCGTTCATGGTCGTTCTGCGACGGTCTTCCGGGGCGAATTATGTAGCGGGTGAGCGATCGACCCCTTGTTACAACGAGAAATCACGTGCCAGGGGGCATCGATTGAATCTGGGCGCAAGCGGACATCGCTGTCCCCTCGCGCGCGCGACCCGGCGGATAACCTGACATTTAGTCTGACATCGGTTTATCTACGCCGCGCATTATTGACTGAGCTACACACAGCTTATAAGTTCAAGCCGAACCTGAAGAGGGAGTGGCTGCCGCAGTAGGACTCGAACCTACGACCCGCTGATTAACAGTCAGCTGCTCTACCAACTGAGCTATGCGGCAGCTTGAACCGA is part of the Armatimonadota bacterium genome and harbors:
- a CDS encoding helix-turn-helix domain-containing protein, producing the protein MASRLLKIKEVVEETGISRSKLHQFIRRGDLRTVYVGKSPRIRPEDLEDFIERLGDDCER
- a CDS encoding putative DNA binding domain-containing protein gives rise to the protein MPLSPEDLQTIGSYESLALVLNRELDWPEGPWDEFRIEDLYGLNDLGNLHSLSAINLKGQEWGIFLADFGEEKLERKGLGKALKALAEKARENRPWPTWPIETILFICRSENDHWTFARYSGTRNKAKLETFGWDDPRHSRTVVEFNLAGLDWNKQDEWHKAWDVKRVVRNFYTRFRDIFEAHEEDVVIDRNKGKGKPKKMPAGEQRTLFLQRITNRLLFLAFLQKKRWLEVDGHKPDYLFHLYDRWKADPQGRTFFQVLRVLFFNVLNEPDDAKRATVEPIVGNGPYLNGGLFHEEAHEDESKWDSDGLAIPPDELFEDLLGEKGLFRQYNFTAIENYDETDQDVAVDPEMLGKIFEELVTDRHDGGSYYTPRPIVAFMCQEALRGYLETEGFENDATLRLVAEREPAGFDPKDFRPLLQALARVRVVDPACGSGAYLVGMLHEIITLIEALEHRFEPLEPHDEYQRKLNIIKNSIYGVDLKDFAVNIARLRMWLSLAVEFRGKNPPPLPNLDFKIETGDALLGPSPEAIGQLALGDDKLEEITKKKAQFMKADPEDQDALESEIREMIDKAKSDMPNVGGEKPFYWLAEFCEVFETGDANRDGFDIVIANPPYVRQELIKDIKPYLKSVYGEFYSGTADLYTYFYCRAVQLLRTGGMLSFISSNKWFKAVYGEELRGFLASQTSIRSITNFGDLPVFTATAYPMIFVARKESIEVQSTILTLVRTLDPPYPDVKALVEMEGFLLPTDAIQGSVWRLADKESLSKLRRMEQVGIPLGKYVKGNIYRGILTGYNKAFMIDDARRDQLIASDPKSADLIRPLAFGKDIRRWVVSREDQWVLFIPWHCPWQHEKSISGASKGAEKEFAKTYPAVYKYLKSHRAGLEARNQAETGIRYEWYALQRWGAEYYREFDKPRIVFPDIAKEARFAFAPPGLMINDTSFMIVLEDLYLVGITNSLLFLSLVDIFVPQIQNGFYRFKRAYLEPIPVPKAGEKDRKAISDLVQKCLDAKSALIDADVSDHEAKIDRRVEYLYFHQDEFDTFEAWQEHLKTEKHRLEQDTRALIKEHEGKQVELKETLEFVDRPPKGVTGEALAQWRSKKQADCVHGVLKTIVAFLNSKGGTLLIGVHDNGTIPGIEPDYKLCGQRQDWDGFVQKLVALVKDRIAPLYHELEPLRVRLDGKTVCRIDIEPSKTPRYLDGVLYIRLAGETIALEGRELEDWLRDREDKG
- a CDS encoding DEAD/DEAH box helicase family protein, translated to MAKGSQVGGTAISSSELQTWIDNRPGNTMLDAVRLLLPSTQRLDIASGYFEVGSLLDLDGDWQTVRKIRLLMGDEVTKRTKSAMVEALREKDKNGIERQQEEDDWRALEGLAAIKAGIIADAIETRVYTKAKFHAKAMHFHTTGVVNHGLVGSSNFTRPGLTQNIELNLFTSDPAHLALLEEWFQRSWDEAEDLKAELLAIIEPHVREYFPFEVYVKAMRERFHGMEADGTSWEATESRVYPVLAKYQRDAYFDLKYMGEKWGGGLLCDGVGLGKTHVGLMLIEQAISNREKVLVIAPKAAIPSVWERNLKRFFPDDFGKFTDDIRILAHTDLGREGGVTDEQIEKLRSRYQMIIIDEAHHFRNTHRNRSKKLKALTKGRKTFLLTATPINNSLLDLYVLINYIAQDRKDHFQEKGVANLRGWFAAHMGEIDQERLKLDLSGESTFHEFLKHILVQRSRVYVKSLEKDIDETIKFPQRQLPVVIEYSLGEVYGDLLPELFNALHPQKPELNLVIYETEKFKKEENQDKDTLDFQSNVTSLIRTMLLKRLESSEKALEASVESLLWKHVALIQELRPLKHEAWIAENLDLFERMKAHREDQPSRDDDEEEDELPLTSYELKKLEEIKEDIKLFGKHEEEWVDTLERDMRTLSRILSHLHDAIHPENDAKLQAFIKKIKATPRLMTDKFVVFTEFKDTARYLEEQLKLAFPDEAIVEVDSGRHVSDREKVIKRFAPYYNCDSDDELSQALEDPIRILVSTDVLSEGLNLQDANIIVNYDLHWNPVRLMQRIGRVDRRMDPDIPVDYDKVYVYNFLPPDELERLIGLHHRLTGKLAQINRALGIEAPVLDPTDETQVVDFYLNLGEGKMSVAETLRREAAKLERDHPEIWSKAADYPNRIYTGKPGEKRYLFLCYRVVAGFEPDAEEKTPVYDTKWYMVDRKTGDVTEDMAKIHEVIQCAEGTPRDLNVPKEERTKLRKSVEEGDIAKHRFTAQIPQGYKDKLVCWMEI